A window from Aquiluna borgnonia encodes these proteins:
- a CDS encoding nitrilase-related carbon-nitrogen hydrolase, producing the protein MKLTVVKSPPSLSRTRAPERATVTIGLVQFRWQEDELAHRSVIEHGIRTAHENGAQVVFLPELTLSRYPADVCPTGIPSESAEPLLGGDTFQFVSRLASELGIFIHASLYEATGFSDGRGLNTAIIIDPQGKLVGKTPKLHIPVTQGYFEDKYFQEGPNHNPYPVYELALDGEPKVGLPTCWDEWFPEVARAYGLAGADILCYPTAIGSEPDHPEFDTEPLWRQNIIGHAIANGLFIAVPNRWGNEGLINFYGSSFIVDPYGRILARAEREGDEVLVAELDLDQRRDWLELFPFFGTRRPDTYGSLTATRVNERGSDGKGVQGGIPGLMP; encoded by the coding sequence GTGAAGCTAACCGTCGTGAAATCACCACCCTCACTCTCAAGAACTCGCGCGCCGGAGCGCGCCACCGTAACCATTGGCCTGGTCCAGTTCCGCTGGCAAGAAGATGAGCTTGCCCACCGCTCGGTGATCGAACACGGAATCCGTACCGCGCATGAAAATGGTGCCCAGGTGGTGTTCCTTCCGGAGCTAACTCTCTCTCGCTACCCCGCGGATGTTTGCCCAACCGGCATCCCCAGCGAAAGTGCCGAGCCGCTATTGGGGGGCGACACCTTCCAGTTCGTCTCTAGATTGGCCAGTGAACTTGGAATATTCATCCATGCATCTCTTTATGAGGCGACTGGATTTAGCGACGGCCGCGGCCTGAATACCGCAATCATCATTGACCCTCAGGGAAAGCTCGTGGGGAAAACCCCCAAGCTTCACATCCCGGTAACCCAGGGGTATTTCGAAGATAAGTACTTCCAGGAGGGGCCAAATCACAACCCCTATCCCGTCTACGAATTAGCACTGGATGGAGAACCCAAGGTTGGCCTCCCAACCTGCTGGGACGAGTGGTTCCCGGAGGTGGCAAGAGCCTATGGGCTGGCCGGTGCAGACATCCTCTGCTACCCAACCGCCATCGGCAGTGAGCCTGATCACCCCGAATTTGACACCGAACCGCTCTGGCGCCAGAACATTATTGGTCACGCAATCGCCAACGGGCTGTTTATCGCGGTGCCCAATCGCTGGGGCAATGAGGGGCTGATCAACTTCTACGGCAGCTCATTCATCGTCGACCCATACGGACGCATTTTGGCTCGAGCTGAGCGCGAGGGCGATGAAGTTTTGGTCGCTGAGCTGGATTTGGATCAGCGCCGCGACTGGCTTGAGCTGTTTCCATTTTTTGGAACTAGAAGACCTGACACTTACGGCTCTCTAACCGCCACTCGCGTCAATGAGCGCGGGAGTGACGGAAAGGGCGTTCAGGGCGGAATTCCGGGGCTAATGCCATGA
- a CDS encoding pyridoxal phosphate-dependent decarboxylase family protein produces MTEQMHQSGRNPKVRNAIFHYASDRIDVDPPLDGPKTKAELDQLAGQTITESGLGGEAALKLFEDVLAPATISTDHPNYLSFIPTAPTELATMFDLVVSASSIYGGSWKEGAGAVFAENQVLEFLARECGLPESSGGLFVQGGTLGNLSAMVTAREKAKAKLGKQPWAIIASSEAHSSIKAVAKVMDCEIVLAQAEDSGSLTHAGAEAAIQEAKSQGLTPFAIVGTAGTTNFGILDDLEAIAKLAQEHQLWFHVDGAYGLAGILVPELKQLYTGIEHADSFIVDPHKWLFAPFDACALVYREPEYARLAHTQHGEYLEVLNHSGEFNPSDYGFNLTRRVRGLPLWFSMAAHGAALYRQAVKANVDLAFKIAEVIEQRPYLRLVRKPQLSVVVFERIGWELADYESWSEKLLADQFAFVVPSSHQGKPNTRFAIVNPLTKFEDLVTILDSME; encoded by the coding sequence GTGACCGAACAGATGCACCAGTCGGGTAGAAACCCAAAGGTCCGCAATGCGATTTTTCACTACGCCTCAGACCGAATAGATGTTGATCCCCCACTTGATGGACCCAAAACTAAGGCGGAGTTAGACCAGCTAGCCGGCCAAACCATCACAGAATCCGGCCTCGGGGGCGAAGCTGCGCTGAAGCTTTTTGAGGATGTCTTGGCTCCAGCAACCATCTCCACTGACCACCCCAACTACCTCTCTTTCATCCCGACCGCACCCACAGAACTGGCAACCATGTTTGATCTGGTGGTGTCGGCCAGCTCGATCTACGGTGGGAGCTGGAAAGAGGGTGCCGGGGCAGTTTTTGCTGAAAACCAGGTTTTGGAGTTTCTTGCCAGGGAGTGCGGGCTGCCAGAAAGCTCGGGAGGCTTGTTTGTGCAGGGTGGCACCCTTGGTAATCTCAGCGCCATGGTCACCGCAAGGGAGAAGGCCAAGGCAAAATTGGGCAAACAGCCCTGGGCGATTATCGCCAGCAGCGAGGCACACTCCTCTATCAAGGCTGTTGCCAAGGTCATGGATTGCGAAATTGTTCTGGCTCAGGCCGAAGACTCCGGCTCACTCACTCACGCTGGTGCTGAAGCTGCAATCCAAGAAGCCAAGAGCCAGGGCCTAACCCCGTTTGCAATTGTCGGCACCGCTGGAACCACGAACTTTGGGATCTTGGACGACCTGGAGGCAATTGCAAAACTAGCTCAGGAGCATCAGCTGTGGTTCCACGTGGATGGGGCCTATGGGCTAGCGGGTATTTTGGTGCCGGAATTGAAACAGCTCTACACGGGAATTGAGCATGCCGATTCGTTCATAGTCGACCCCCACAAGTGGCTGTTTGCCCCGTTTGATGCCTGCGCTCTGGTTTATCGAGAGCCAGAGTATGCGCGGCTAGCACACACTCAGCACGGTGAGTACCTCGAGGTGCTCAATCACTCGGGTGAGTTCAACCCCTCGGATTACGGCTTCAACCTCACCAGAAGAGTTCGCGGTCTTCCGCTTTGGTTCTCAATGGCCGCTCACGGCGCTGCGCTTTACCGCCAAGCGGTAAAGGCCAATGTGGACCTCGCTTTCAAAATTGCGGAGGTGATTGAGCAGCGCCCCTACCTTCGACTGGTGCGCAAGCCTCAGCTTTCTGTGGTGGTTTTCGAACGAATCGGTTGGGAGCTAGCGGACTATGAAAGCTGGTCGGAGAAGCTGCTGGCCGATCAGTTCGCCTTCGTGGTCCCCTCTTCCCACCAGGGCAAGCCCAACACCAGATTTGCCATTGTCAATCCACTGACCAAATTCGAAGATCTGGTCACAATCCTCGATTCCATGGAGTAA
- a CDS encoding Lrp/AsnC family transcriptional regulator, with the protein MVEAKKIQSFPALDELDLELLRILARNGRTTNAELAQQLDIAPSTCLGRVRNLVSNGVIARFTAEIEPAALGLSLQALISVTLRAGARANLNDFAQKMRAHPQVIQLFFLGGAEDFIVHLAVRNSDEVREFVLEELSNNASVANTRTNIVFDHFHKGPLG; encoded by the coding sequence TTGGTAGAAGCGAAGAAAATTCAGTCGTTTCCAGCTTTAGATGAGCTTGATCTTGAGCTGCTTCGGATATTGGCCCGAAATGGTCGCACCACAAATGCTGAGCTGGCGCAGCAGCTGGACATTGCACCATCGACCTGCTTGGGCCGAGTCCGGAATTTGGTTTCCAACGGAGTGATTGCTCGCTTTACCGCTGAAATTGAGCCGGCCGCCCTTGGACTTTCTCTGCAGGCCCTGATTTCCGTGACTCTGAGAGCTGGAGCCAGAGCGAATCTGAACGACTTTGCCCAAAAGATGCGCGCTCACCCCCAGGTTATCCAGCTGTTCTTTCTCGGCGGGGCCGAGGACTTTATCGTCCACCTAGCAGTGCGGAATTCCGATGAAGTCAGGGAGTTTGTGCTTGAAGAGCTTTCGAACAACGCCTCGGTCGCAAACACCAGAACCAACATCGTCTTCGACCACTTTCACAAGGGTCCGCTCGGGTAG
- the ald gene encoding alanine dehydrogenase, which yields MLIGVPKEIKNNENRVAMTPAGVHELVSRGHSVLVEKSAGVGSGFADDDYEAAGANLAASNSEVWSRAEMIVKVKEPIEAEYPLMREGQILFTYLHLAASRPCTDAILASKTTAIAYETVQLPNRQLPLLQPMSEVAGRLSAQIGAYQLMKNNGGVGVLMGGVPGTPRAKVVVIGGGVAGAEAALVANGMGADVTIIDLSLPRLRELDASFNSKVQTRVSTAYEISYQLKDADLVIGSVLIPGERAPKLVTDAMVKNMKPGSVLVDIAIDQGGCFEHSRPTTHDNPTYQVHQSTYYCVANMPGAVPATSTRALTNATLPYVIALANKGWKRALSEDKALALGLNAHEGIITNSAVAQAFPELPAASIEEVLD from the coding sequence ATGCTGATCGGCGTCCCAAAGGAAATCAAGAACAACGAAAACCGAGTTGCGATGACCCCAGCTGGAGTGCACGAACTCGTCTCTCGCGGCCACAGTGTTCTGGTGGAAAAGTCAGCCGGAGTCGGTTCCGGATTTGCCGATGATGATTATGAGGCGGCCGGAGCCAACCTTGCGGCCTCTAATTCGGAGGTCTGGTCTAGAGCCGAAATGATCGTCAAGGTCAAGGAGCCGATTGAGGCCGAGTATCCGTTGATGCGCGAGGGTCAGATCTTATTCACCTACCTGCACCTGGCGGCCTCTAGGCCCTGCACCGATGCGATTTTGGCATCCAAGACCACGGCTATTGCCTACGAGACCGTGCAGTTGCCAAATCGCCAGTTGCCACTTTTGCAGCCGATGAGCGAGGTAGCCGGAAGGCTTTCGGCTCAGATTGGCGCCTACCAGCTGATGAAAAACAACGGTGGCGTCGGAGTCTTGATGGGCGGCGTGCCGGGCACTCCAAGGGCAAAGGTGGTAGTTATCGGCGGCGGTGTGGCAGGTGCGGAAGCTGCACTTGTTGCTAACGGCATGGGTGCTGATGTGACGATTATCGACCTCTCGCTGCCAAGGCTCAGAGAGCTTGATGCAAGCTTCAATTCGAAGGTTCAGACCCGGGTGTCCACTGCCTATGAGATTTCTTACCAACTCAAGGATGCAGATTTAGTGATCGGCTCTGTTTTGATTCCGGGGGAGCGGGCGCCAAAACTCGTAACAGACGCGATGGTAAAAAACATGAAGCCAGGCTCAGTACTGGTTGACATTGCTATCGACCAGGGCGGCTGCTTTGAGCACTCCCGTCCAACCACGCACGACAACCCCACCTACCAGGTCCACCAGAGCACCTACTACTGCGTTGCCAACATGCCCGGTGCAGTTCCTGCCACCTCAACCAGAGCGCTCACAAACGCGACCCTGCCCTACGTGATTGCCCTTGCTAACAAAGGGTGGAAACGTGCGCTCAGTGAGGACAAGGCGCTGGCACTGGGCCTAAACGCTCACGAGGGTATTATTACCAACTCTGCAGTCGCCCAGGCTTTCCCCGAGCTGCCAGCGGCAAGCATCGAGGAAGTCCTCGACTAA
- the trxA gene encoding thioredoxin — MATMELTLENFEATINQEGITFVDFWAEWCGPCRMFGPIFENASEQHAEIRFGKVDTEAQQQLSGQAGISSIPTLMIFRDGILLFNQAGALPAPALEDLIGKVKELNMDEVRAEIAKQQG, encoded by the coding sequence ATGGCAACAATGGAACTTACCCTCGAGAACTTCGAGGCCACCATCAACCAAGAAGGCATCACCTTCGTAGATTTTTGGGCCGAGTGGTGCGGCCCCTGTCGTATGTTTGGACCGATTTTTGAAAACGCTTCCGAGCAGCACGCAGAGATTCGCTTCGGAAAAGTTGACACAGAGGCTCAGCAGCAACTCTCGGGCCAAGCCGGAATAAGTTCGATTCCAACCCTGATGATTTTCCGCGACGGAATCTTGCTTTTCAACCAGGCTGGAGCTCTTCCAGCGCCTGCGCTGGAGGATCTCATCGGCAAGGTTAAAGAGCTGAACATGGACGAAGTCCGTGCCGAAATTGCCAAGCAGCAGGGCTAA
- a CDS encoding DMT family transporter, with protein sequence MSQKHPTLGVIFALIAAVLFGLNASTTKVIIQSGISAEQVVFIRSLFSFSLALIWALIANRQALKISPRLLPRLLVLGVVGVGMLQWTYSSSLVRLPVGIALLIEYTAVLWVPIVAMLLFKEKVSRVIWLGAVMVLGGLAVVAQIWDSQLDGIGILLALGAAASLTIYFITGERIQRVLPTNVVMAYGMLFASLFFLPLSDLSNFRFDALGSPLDLSGNLSGIEVPLWLALSWLGVMGSFLPMAFSYLALRHLSATIVGIIATSETVLAFGFALAWLGELITLTQALGGIVVVIGILIAQTARKQSAVKVVE encoded by the coding sequence TTGTCTCAAAAGCACCCCACGCTCGGCGTGATCTTTGCACTTATTGCAGCTGTCCTGTTTGGGCTAAACGCATCGACCACCAAAGTGATCATCCAATCCGGTATTTCGGCCGAACAAGTGGTGTTCATTCGCTCACTGTTTTCGTTCTCGCTCGCGCTGATCTGGGCACTGATTGCCAATCGCCAGGCGCTGAAAATCTCCCCTCGATTGCTGCCCAGACTCCTGGTGCTGGGGGTAGTCGGAGTCGGAATGCTGCAGTGGACCTACTCTTCCTCGCTCGTAAGGCTGCCGGTGGGTATCGCACTGCTGATTGAGTACACAGCCGTGCTTTGGGTGCCGATCGTTGCGATGCTGCTATTCAAAGAAAAAGTTTCCAGGGTTATCTGGCTGGGTGCCGTTATGGTGCTGGGCGGCCTGGCAGTCGTGGCTCAGATTTGGGACAGCCAGCTCGATGGAATCGGTATCCTGCTTGCCCTGGGGGCAGCAGCCTCCTTGACGATTTACTTCATCACGGGAGAGCGAATCCAACGGGTACTTCCCACCAATGTGGTGATGGCCTACGGAATGCTATTTGCCAGCCTGTTCTTCCTCCCACTCAGTGATCTTTCAAACTTCAGATTTGACGCCCTTGGCTCACCCCTTGATCTGAGCGGAAACCTAAGCGGGATTGAAGTTCCTCTCTGGCTTGCATTGAGCTGGCTCGGAGTGATGGGCTCTTTCCTTCCAATGGCATTTAGCTACCTAGCCCTGCGACACCTCAGCGCCACGATCGTTGGGATTATTGCAACGAGCGAGACCGTACTCGCCTTCGGGTTCGCCCTGGCATGGCTTGGCGAACTGATTACCCTGACCCAGGCGCTCGGCGGTATCGTGGTGGTGATTGGAATTTTGATCGCGCAAACCGCGCGGAAGCAATCGGCAGTGAAAGTAGTTGAGTAG
- the msrA gene encoding peptide-methionine (S)-S-oxide reductase MsrA, protein MTTFVLAGGCFWCLDSAYTQFRGVSDVTCGYTAGELENPSYQIVCDGDTGHAEVVSITFDESVISTGDILDIFFTLHDPTQLNRQGNDIGTQYRSGMYYSSEDQREAFESAVSRAKEIWGQGIVTEIEPLGTFWTAEEYHQDFFAKNPNQGYCVAVVAPKVNKVRAKFSQLLK, encoded by the coding sequence ATGACTACTTTTGTTCTAGCCGGTGGCTGCTTTTGGTGCCTCGATTCCGCGTACACCCAATTTCGAGGAGTTTCAGACGTCACCTGTGGTTACACAGCTGGTGAGTTGGAAAACCCCAGCTACCAAATAGTTTGCGACGGAGACACCGGTCACGCTGAGGTGGTTTCGATCACGTTCGACGAGAGTGTTATTTCAACCGGGGACATCCTCGACATCTTTTTTACCCTTCACGACCCCACTCAACTGAACCGTCAGGGCAATGACATCGGCACCCAGTACCGGTCAGGCATGTATTACAGCTCTGAGGACCAGCGCGAGGCTTTCGAATCCGCGGTTAGCCGGGCCAAGGAAATTTGGGGTCAGGGTATCGTCACTGAGATTGAGCCACTAGGGACATTTTGGACGGCCGAGGAGTATCACCAGGACTTTTTTGCGAAGAATCCGAATCAGGGGTACTGCGTGGCAGTGGTTGCCCCCAAGGTAAATAAGGTCAGGGCAAAGTTCTCACAGCTACTCAAGTAG
- a CDS encoding single-stranded DNA-binding protein: MADQISVTGLVGTEPKFSTTQNGLDVLSFRLASTHRKFHRETGNWIESDVNWYTVVCYRGLARHAAESIGKGERVLVHGNLKVRDWDNGERSGTSVEIDASSIGHDLLFGTSEFTRRSHSIQSAEDEESEQELEPELQPA, translated from the coding sequence ATGGCAGATCAAATTTCAGTAACTGGCTTGGTGGGTACCGAGCCAAAATTCAGCACCACTCAAAACGGGCTAGATGTTTTGAGTTTCCGATTGGCATCCACCCATCGCAAATTTCACCGGGAAACCGGCAACTGGATCGAAAGCGATGTGAACTGGTACACAGTGGTTTGCTACCGCGGCCTCGCCCGCCACGCAGCAGAGTCCATTGGTAAGGGTGAGCGGGTGCTGGTCCACGGAAACCTAAAGGTTCGCGACTGGGACAACGGTGAGCGCTCAGGGACTTCAGTCGAGATCGATGCCTCCAGCATCGGCCACGACCTATTGTTCGGAACCAGCGAATTCACTCGGCGCTCGCATTCAATTCAGAGCGCTGAGGACGAGGAATCGGAGCAGGAGTTGGAGCCTGAGCTCCAGCCCGCCTAA
- the ettA gene encoding energy-dependent translational throttle protein EttA: MAEFIYQMIKARKAHGDKVILDDVTLAFYPGAKIGVVGPNGAGKSSVLKIMAGMDIPSNGEARLSPGYSVGILMQEPPLNEEKTVLGNVEEAVAELKGKLERFNQISAELANPDADYDTLLAEMGTLQEEIDAADGWDLDNQLEQAMDALRCPPGDEPVTHLSGGERRRVALCKLLLQKPDLLLLDEPTNHLDAESVLWLEQHLAKYPGAVLAVTHDRYFLDNVAQWILELDRGRAYPYEGNYSTYLEKKAERLEVQGKKDAKLAKRLQDELAWVRSTPKAKQTKSKARLARYEEMAAEADKTRKLDFEEIQIPPGPRLGNVVIEAKNISKGFDDRKLFSNLSFSLPRNGIVGIIGPNGVGKSTLFKCITGLHALDSGELKIGETVSISYVDQSREGIDPNKSLWEVVSGGLDYMQVGQVEMPSRAYVAAFGFKGADQQKKAGVLSGGERNRLNLALTLKQGGNLLLLDEPTNDLDVETLASLENALLEFPGCAVVITHDRWFLDRVATHILAYEGTDENPDQWYWFEGNFDAYEENKISRLGVDAAKPHRSTYRRLTRD; encoded by the coding sequence ATGGCTGAATTTATCTATCAAATGATCAAGGCGCGCAAGGCCCACGGTGACAAAGTCATCCTGGACGATGTGACCTTGGCCTTTTATCCGGGAGCCAAGATTGGCGTCGTGGGACCCAACGGTGCGGGTAAGTCCTCGGTGCTGAAGATTATGGCCGGCATGGACATCCCATCCAACGGTGAGGCACGTCTGAGCCCCGGCTACAGCGTCGGAATTCTGATGCAGGAGCCTCCGCTAAACGAAGAGAAAACCGTTTTGGGCAACGTTGAGGAGGCGGTTGCAGAGCTCAAGGGCAAGCTCGAGCGCTTCAACCAAATTTCCGCTGAACTGGCCAACCCTGATGCCGACTACGATACTCTGCTAGCCGAAATGGGCACCCTCCAGGAGGAGATTGACGCTGCTGATGGTTGGGACCTCGACAACCAACTGGAACAGGCCATGGACGCACTGCGTTGCCCTCCGGGAGATGAGCCGGTAACCCACCTTTCCGGTGGTGAGCGTCGACGAGTGGCACTGTGCAAGCTGCTACTTCAAAAACCAGATCTACTGCTGCTGGATGAGCCAACCAACCACTTGGACGCAGAGAGTGTTCTGTGGCTTGAGCAGCACCTTGCAAAGTATCCCGGTGCGGTATTGGCGGTAACCCACGACCGTTACTTCTTGGACAACGTCGCACAGTGGATTTTGGAACTAGACCGCGGACGTGCCTACCCCTACGAGGGCAACTATTCGACTTACCTTGAGAAGAAGGCTGAGCGCCTAGAGGTTCAGGGTAAAAAGGACGCCAAGCTTGCCAAGCGCCTGCAGGACGAGCTGGCTTGGGTTCGTTCTACTCCTAAAGCTAAGCAGACCAAGTCAAAGGCACGCCTGGCTCGCTACGAGGAGATGGCTGCCGAGGCTGACAAGACGAGAAAGCTGGACTTTGAAGAGATTCAGATTCCACCAGGACCACGTCTTGGAAACGTAGTGATTGAGGCTAAGAACATTTCGAAGGGTTTTGATGATCGCAAGCTCTTCTCGAATCTGTCCTTTTCTCTTCCGAGAAACGGAATCGTTGGAATCATCGGTCCTAACGGTGTTGGAAAGTCAACCCTGTTTAAGTGCATCACCGGTCTCCACGCTCTAGATTCGGGTGAACTCAAGATTGGTGAGACTGTCTCCATCAGCTACGTCGACCAGTCTCGAGAGGGAATTGACCCAAACAAGTCGCTATGGGAAGTTGTTTCCGGCGGCTTGGACTACATGCAGGTCGGACAGGTAGAAATGCCCTCGCGGGCCTACGTCGCTGCCTTTGGTTTTAAGGGTGCCGACCAGCAGAAAAAGGCTGGAGTGCTCTCGGGGGGTGAGCGGAATCGTTTGAACCTTGCTCTCACATTGAAGCAGGGTGGCAACCTCTTGCTGCTTGACGAGCCAACCAACGACTTGGACGTTGAAACCCTAGCCTCGTTGGAGAACGCCCTGCTGGAGTTCCCTGGCTGCGCGGTGGTTATCACCCACGATCGCTGGTTCCTAGACCGCGTCGCTACTCACATTTTGGCCTACGAGGGAACGGATGAGAATCCAGACCAGTGGTACTGGTTTGAGGGTAACTTCGACGCTTACGAGGAAAACAAAATTTCTCGCCTCGGAGTCGATGCGGCCAAACCACATCGCTCGACTTACCGCCGTTTGACTCGCGATTAG
- a CDS encoding acyl-CoA thioesterase: MTDSNIPQDPVADLVDVLNLEVISETEFQGRTQWMPHGRVFGGQVLAQSLTAAMRTVEIGREVHSLHSYFLRPGDITKPIRFSVEILRDGRSFSARRVHALQDDKPIFSMIASFQDPDPGLAHQANFPEGVPDPEGLPSAADLLSTFDHPITNYWAKARPFDLRHVSQPIYLQPAKEHVASQMIWFKALSPLPEDSRIQTAALAYASDYSILESILRRHGLSWAHKGLSSASLDHAMWFHRSARVDDWMLYVQESPSSQHSRGLALGKIFDRSGQLIASVAQEGMLRIPEFS; this comes from the coding sequence ATGACAGATTCCAACATCCCGCAGGACCCGGTAGCCGATTTGGTGGATGTCCTGAATCTCGAGGTAATTTCCGAGACGGAGTTCCAGGGTAGAACGCAGTGGATGCCTCACGGCAGGGTATTTGGGGGCCAGGTACTCGCTCAATCGCTTACGGCGGCCATGCGAACAGTAGAAATTGGACGCGAGGTTCACAGCCTCCACAGTTATTTCCTTAGGCCTGGAGACATCACCAAGCCAATTAGATTTTCGGTAGAAATCCTCCGCGATGGAAGAAGTTTTAGCGCTAGAAGAGTCCATGCTCTGCAGGATGACAAACCGATTTTCTCAATGATCGCCTCTTTCCAAGACCCTGATCCCGGATTGGCCCACCAGGCGAATTTTCCAGAAGGCGTTCCAGACCCTGAGGGTCTTCCAAGTGCGGCAGATCTGCTCTCGACCTTTGACCACCCAATAACCAACTACTGGGCAAAAGCTCGCCCCTTTGATCTAAGGCACGTTTCTCAACCGATATACCTCCAGCCTGCGAAAGAGCACGTGGCCAGTCAGATGATCTGGTTCAAAGCACTCAGCCCACTGCCCGAAGACTCAAGAATTCAAACCGCAGCCCTTGCCTACGCAAGTGACTACAGCATTCTGGAATCAATCCTAAGAAGGCACGGCCTGAGCTGGGCCCACAAGGGACTTAGCTCAGCGAGCCTGGACCACGCGATGTGGTTTCACCGCAGCGCCCGAGTTGATGACTGGATGCTTTACGTTCAAGAATCCCCAAGCTCGCAGCACTCGAGAGGCCTTGCCCTGGGAAAGATCTTTGACCGCAGCGGACAGTTGATTGCCTCAGTGGCGCAAGAGGGAATGCTCAGAATTCCTGAATTTTCCTAA